In one window of Megalopta genalis isolate 19385.01 chromosome 4, iyMegGena1_principal, whole genome shotgun sequence DNA:
- the LOC117223005 gene encoding hymenoptaecin, whose translation MKFINLALVALCAVAYAAAEAEFEADIEDIEEPYVPERSRREADPQGSLVLTGQKPLSGPDRRPSLDVDYSHRIFDRNGATADAYGGLNIRPGQPAQPHIGIKAERNFRNGFINAYGQAERGFNGRPSPSFGIGGGFRFRREADPQGSLVLTGQKPLSGPDRRPSLDVDYSHRIFDRNGATANAYGGLNIRPGQPPQPHIGIQAERTYRNGFINAYGQAQRGLNGRPSPSFGIGGGFRFRREADSTETEAQEQQ comes from the exons ATGAAGTTCATCAACCTTGCTCTGGTCGCTCTCTGTGCAGTCGCTTATGCCGCTGCCGAAGCTGAGTTTGAAGCTGATATTGAAGATATTGAGGAACCCTAT GTACCGGAGCGTTCCAGACGGGAAGCCGATCCTCAGGGATCGCTCGTCCTCACAGGGCAGAAACCCTTGAGCGGCCCAGACCGTCGGCCATCTTTGGATGTCGACTACAGTCACCGAATCTTCGACAGAAATGGCGCTACCGCGGACGCCTATGGAGGTCTGAACATCCGACCGGGACAACCAGCGCAACCACACATTGGTATCAAGGCCGAGCGTAACTTCAGAAATGGATTCATCAATGCATACGGCCAAGCCGAACGCGGTTTTAACGGCAGGCCATCGCCCTCTTTTGGAATTGGTGGCGGATTTAGATTCAGGCGTGAGGCCGATCCTCAGGGATCGCTCGTCCTCACAGGGCAGAAACCCTTGAGCGGCCCAGACCGTCGACCATCTTTGGATGTCGATTACAGTCACCGAATCTTCGACAGAAATGGCGCTACCGCGAACGCCTATGGGGGTCTGAACATCCGACCGGGACAACCGCCGCAACCGCACATTGGTATCCAGGCCGAGCGTACTTACAGAAATGGATTCATCAATGCATACGGCCAAGCCCAACGCGGCTTAAACGGCAGACCATCGCCATCTTTTGGAATCGGTGGTGGATTTAGATTCAGACGTGAGGCCGATTCCACCGAGACGGAGGCCCAGGAACAACAGTAG
- the oys gene encoding lysophospholipid acyltransferase 6, which translates to MTMPVEDYYDGSRAFSWLADIVNIPIDQVNFVLTQVTALLLAGVLRTVLSPNSVTAATRHVFGLIIGLALGYFCFGRQTIHLAGLPALCYIAMRTLNPRIIQRAVLTTALFYLSCVHYHRQMYNYGSYTLDITGPLMVITQKVTSLAYSIHDGLTQSEEELTPSQRHQAVKKMPTTLEYFSYVFHFQALMAGPVILYRDYMDFIQGHKLTGSKPLTGCDKNSGHYSEIVLEPSPVKVVIKKVVVSILCAATFVTFIPTYPIQKVKDDDFLQNTTVIQKIWFLMMATLLVRFKYYHAWIFADAICNNSGLGYNGRDEKGEPQWNLYSNVDVYGFEMSLNLRDSIENWNLGTNRWLRSVVYERVKHNKLVYTYALSALWHGFYPGYYLTFANGAFFTMVARVGRRNIRPHFLGSKGKKFLYDALTFTATRILMAYMTMSFILLEFTPSIRMYLYLYLIPHIVGLAIMFVAPRLPKVPAQNKSVDKGGNATQELINGTARKAM; encoded by the exons ATGACCATGCCGGTGGAGGATTACTACGACGGTTCCCGTGCCTTTTCCTGGTTAGCGGACATCGTCAATATACCGATTGACCAG GTGAATTTTGTGCTGACGCAGGTCACAGCATTGCTTCTAGCTGGAGTTTTGAGAACGGTCCTCAGCCCAAACTCAGTCACAGCAGCCACCAGACATGTTTTCGGTCTCATCATCGGTCTCGCGCTCGGCTATTTCTGTTTCGGCAG GCAGACGATACATCTTGCAGGCCTTCCCGCATTATGTTACATAGCGATGCGCACACTGAATCCACGCATCATACAAAG GGCTGTACTGACGACTGCACTATTCTATTTATCGTGCGTGCATTACCATCGACAGATGTACAATTATGGCTCGTACACTCTTGATATCACTG GTCCGCTGATGGTGATAACGCAGAAGGTGACCAGCCTTGCGTATAGTATACACGATGGATTAACGCAAAGCGAGGAGGAGCTCACGCCGTCGCAGCGTCATCAAGCCGTGAA AAAGATGCCCACCACTTTGGAGTACTTTAGCTACGTCTTCCATTTTCAAGCTCTGATGGCCGGCCCGGTGATATTGTACCGCGAttacatggatttcattcaGGGCCACAAACTAACCGGATCCAAGCCCTTGACG GGCTGCGACAAGAACTCTGGTCACTACAGCGAAATTGTGCTGGAACCGTCACCGGTTAAGGTCGTAATAAAGAAGGTGGTCGTGAGCATCCTGTGCGCCGCCACGTTCGTGACTTTCATTCCGACGTATCCGATCCAAAAAGTGAAAG ACGATGACTTCCTGCAGAACACAACCGTCATCCAGAAGATATGGTTCCTGATGATGGCGACCTTGCTCGTGCGGTTCAAATATTACCATGCGTGGATCTTCGCCGACGCCATTTGTAACAATTCCGGCCTTGGTTACAATGGACGAGACGAAAAAGGAGAGCCTCAATGGAACTTGTACTCTAACGTGGATGTTTACGGTTTCGAG ATGTCCCTGAATTTACGAGACAGCATCGAAAACTGGAACCTGGGAACCAATAGATGGCTGAGATCTGTCGTATACGAAAGAGTCAAGCATAATAAACTTGTGTACACGTACGCTCTTTCTGCCTTGTGGCACGGGTTTTACCCTGGCTACTACCTGACATTTGCCAACGGCGCCTTCTTCACTATGGTAGCACGCGTA GGTCGTCGTAACATTCGACCGCACTTTCTGGGGTCTAAAGGTAAAAAGTTCCTCTACGATGCGCTTACGTTCACTGCAACACGAATCTTAATGGCCTATATGACAATGAGCTTTATACTCTTGGAGTTTACACCAAGTATCCGAATGTACCT GTATTTATATCTAATACCGCATATAGTGGGTCTCGCTATAATGTTCGTCGCGCCTCGTCTTCCGAAGGTTCCAGCGCAGAACAAGTCAGTCGACAAAGGTGGCAACGCTACTCAGGAATTAATTAATGGGACCGCGCGAAAAGCCATGTAG